The following coding sequences are from one Parabacteroides pacaensis window:
- a CDS encoding S9 family peptidase — translation MNKKTFFSTLLLLLHIFSYAEDIKVIHYRHAGPIEIKKPILADSLNINGQKFEIKDLLKTNLSFSLVSESEQILTADTAGYIALPASEQSFDLHLFSFYLNTNQYVKGTLEIFSPGMFEIYVNGKKEGSKTTREESIEKSGSTSINLKMEPYRYEIIIKYLASKEDNCPPVLKTIFKTKENAHIVATTNPEKNYSLYNILNGINFRDISLSPNGKYAIIKYIETFPGGKSVSYTDVMEPASGHLLMHQTGEVKNVSWMPSSNLLYYTRQGMKGKELVTINPENMEENVLSENLPEGYFRFSPDETFLIFSIQEEGPKEKKDIMRVIEPDDRQPGWRNRTFLYRYDLKNGLFEQLIFGHTSTYLNDISTDSQYLLFSTSQRELTSRPFSRGSLYQLNLQTMVIDTIWENQKFLYGAQFSPDAKQLLVQAAAEAFDGIGLNINEGQQSNSYDGQLFIMNLANKKVTPLTKDFDPAIVNATWNKFDNQIYFTAEDKDYQHIFRCNPSSGKITPINTPEEVVSGTSLAENAPILMYYGQSVSNANRLYLYNLKTNKSHILEDLSTERLKNVILGEVHDWNFVSDQGTTITGRYYLPPHFDSAKKYPMIVYYYGGTSPTNRMLESRYSMHLYAALGYVVYTLNPSGTTGFGQEFAARHVNAWGKITADEIIKGTKLFCKEHTFVNPNKIGCIGASYGGFMTQYLQTRTDLFAAAVSHAGISSIASYWGEGYWGYSYSQAASANSYPWNNPELYTKQSPLYNADKIKTPLLLLHGNADTNVPIGESIQMFTALKLLGKTVEFIQVDGENHGITNYDKRIAWNNTIFAWFAKWLKNEPEWWNELYPERNL, via the coding sequence ATGAACAAAAAAACTTTTTTTAGCACATTACTTTTATTATTACATATTTTCTCTTATGCAGAAGATATAAAAGTAATCCATTACAGACATGCAGGACCTATAGAAATTAAAAAACCTATTCTTGCAGATAGTCTGAATATAAACGGCCAAAAATTCGAAATTAAGGATTTGTTAAAAACAAATTTGTCTTTTTCTCTTGTGTCGGAAAGCGAGCAGATTTTAACTGCTGACACAGCAGGCTATATTGCCTTACCCGCTTCTGAACAATCTTTTGATTTGCATTTATTTTCTTTCTATTTAAACACAAATCAATATGTCAAAGGAACACTGGAAATTTTCAGTCCGGGAATGTTTGAAATATATGTAAACGGAAAGAAAGAAGGTAGTAAAACTACCCGGGAAGAATCTATTGAAAAAAGCGGATCGACCTCTATAAATTTGAAAATGGAACCTTACCGGTACGAAATCATTATTAAGTACCTGGCATCTAAAGAAGATAACTGTCCACCTGTACTTAAAACGATATTTAAAACAAAAGAAAATGCCCATATTGTTGCCACAACAAATCCGGAAAAAAATTATTCCCTTTATAACATTTTAAACGGCATAAACTTTAGAGATATTAGTCTTTCTCCTAATGGTAAATATGCAATTATTAAATATATAGAAACTTTTCCAGGAGGCAAATCAGTTTCGTATACTGACGTTATGGAACCGGCAAGCGGCCATTTGCTTATGCATCAAACCGGAGAAGTTAAAAACGTAAGTTGGATGCCTAGTAGCAACCTTTTATACTATACCCGTCAGGGAATGAAAGGAAAAGAACTTGTTACTATCAATCCGGAAAATATGGAAGAGAATGTATTATCTGAAAATTTACCGGAAGGATACTTCAGGTTTTCTCCAGATGAAACGTTTTTAATTTTTTCCATTCAAGAAGAAGGTCCTAAAGAGAAAAAGGACATTATGAGAGTAATAGAACCTGACGATCGTCAACCAGGATGGCGTAACCGGACATTCCTATACCGGTATGATTTAAAAAACGGATTATTCGAACAACTTATATTCGGCCATACTAGTACTTATCTAAATGATATTAGTACAGATAGTCAGTATCTTCTTTTCAGTACTAGTCAACGAGAACTTACTTCCCGGCCGTTTAGCCGAGGCTCCCTTTACCAGCTTAATCTTCAAACTATGGTAATCGATACAATCTGGGAAAATCAAAAATTCTTATACGGAGCTCAATTTTCACCCGATGCCAAACAATTACTTGTCCAAGCTGCAGCTGAAGCCTTTGACGGTATAGGACTGAATATTAACGAAGGACAACAAAGTAATTCTTACGACGGACAATTGTTTATTATGAATCTGGCTAACAAAAAAGTTACTCCACTAACAAAAGATTTTGATCCTGCCATAGTAAATGCCACTTGGAATAAGTTCGACAATCAAATTTATTTCACGGCAGAAGATAAAGATTATCAACATATCTTTCGTTGTAACCCTTCCTCCGGGAAAATCACCCCAATAAATACACCTGAAGAAGTAGTATCCGGTACATCTTTAGCAGAAAACGCGCCTATATTAATGTATTACGGGCAAAGTGTTTCCAATGCAAACCGCTTATACCTCTATAACTTAAAAACGAATAAATCACATATTTTAGAAGACCTTTCCACAGAAAGATTGAAAAATGTAATTTTAGGAGAAGTACATGATTGGAACTTCGTTTCAGACCAAGGAACTACAATCACTGGCCGTTATTACTTACCTCCACACTTCGACTCGGCAAAAAAATATCCGATGATCGTTTATTATTATGGAGGTACCTCCCCTACTAACCGGATGCTTGAAAGTAGATACTCCATGCATCTGTATGCAGCATTAGGGTATGTAGTATATACGTTAAATCCAAGTGGTACTACTGGTTTTGGTCAAGAATTTGCGGCCCGGCACGTAAATGCCTGGGGCAAAATCACAGCAGACGAGATTATTAAAGGAACCAAATTATTCTGTAAAGAGCATACTTTTGTAAACCCCAATAAAATAGGATGTATAGGGGCTTCTTATGGAGGCTTTATGACTCAATATTTGCAGACCCGAACAGATTTATTCGCTGCGGCAGTATCCCATGCCGGAATCAGTTCCATTGCCAGTTACTGGGGTGAAGGATATTGGGGATATTCTTATAGCCAAGCAGCAAGTGCAAACAGTTATCCGTGGAATAATCCCGAATTATATACCAAACAAAGTCCTTTATATAATGCCGACAAAATCAAGACTCCATTGCTCTTATTACATGGAAATGCAGATACAAACGTTCCTATTGGTGAAAGTATTCAAATGTTTACCGCATTAAAATTACTAGGGAAAACAGTTGAGTTCATCCAAGTCGACGGAGAAAATCATGGTATTACGAATTATGATAAACGAATTGCATGGAACAATACTATTTTCGCTTGGTTTGCCAAATGGTTAAAGAATGAACCGGAATGGTGGAATGAACTTTATCCGGAAAGGAATTTATAA
- a CDS encoding MltF family protein has product MKSFIVITIIIGLSPFIFSCHHKQEEPTSQTTIDLPQILQRGELTAITLYSSTSYFQYKMQNMGYEYELINAFARSKGLKLHIKVAENITRLTEMLENGEGDIIAYPITITNESKDKFKFCGPEQTSSQILVQRANKGDTLLTNVTQLLGKKVYVKQGTIYHDRLKNLNTELGGGIEIENIKKDTITTEDLIEMVSQGIIPYTVSDENTAKLNRTYFWNIDIRMNISFPQRSSWVVRKSSQQLADAINQWANEKKNQPTYRAIIKRYFELSKQPIQIAMSEVKNGVISSFDPIFKKYAPLIGWDWQLLASISYQESHFDPHVVSWAGAEGLMGIMPNTAKGLGVTPHELKDPDIGIRTGVECLRRFNQGFSSIENSHEKIKFTLAAYNAGIGHIYDARKLAEKYGKNPDVWDNNVDEFIRLKNDPFYYNDSVCKHGYLRGSETYRYVKEVIARYEYYKEKTKN; this is encoded by the coding sequence ATGAAATCTTTTATAGTTATTACTATTATTATAGGGTTATCTCCTTTCATTTTTTCCTGTCATCATAAACAGGAAGAACCAACATCTCAAACAACCATAGATTTACCTCAAATTTTACAACGAGGTGAACTTACAGCTATCACTTTATACAGTTCTACTTCCTATTTTCAATATAAAATGCAAAATATGGGATATGAGTACGAACTCATCAATGCTTTTGCCCGTTCTAAAGGATTAAAGCTCCATATAAAAGTAGCAGAAAATATTACTCGCCTTACTGAAATGCTAGAAAACGGAGAAGGAGATATTATTGCCTATCCTATTACTATCACCAATGAATCAAAAGACAAATTTAAATTTTGCGGTCCCGAACAAACTTCAAGTCAAATATTAGTCCAAAGAGCCAATAAAGGAGATACGTTACTTACAAATGTAACTCAATTATTAGGAAAAAAAGTGTATGTAAAACAGGGCACTATTTACCACGACCGTTTAAAAAACCTCAACACAGAACTAGGAGGAGGCATTGAAATAGAAAATATAAAAAAAGATACTATTACAACCGAAGACTTAATTGAGATGGTTTCTCAGGGAATTATTCCTTATACGGTAAGTGATGAAAATACGGCAAAATTAAATAGAACCTATTTCTGGAATATCGATATACGTATGAATATAAGTTTTCCTCAGCGCTCATCGTGGGTAGTAAGAAAAAGTAGCCAACAATTAGCGGATGCAATCAATCAATGGGCCAACGAAAAAAAGAATCAACCTACCTATCGGGCTATTATCAAACGATATTTCGAACTTAGCAAACAACCTATCCAAATTGCTATGTCTGAAGTAAAAAACGGAGTAATCTCGTCTTTTGATCCGATCTTTAAAAAATATGCACCTCTTATCGGGTGGGACTGGCAATTATTAGCCTCTATTTCTTATCAAGAATCTCATTTCGACCCTCACGTAGTTTCCTGGGCCGGTGCAGAAGGATTAATGGGTATTATGCCTAATACAGCTAAAGGTCTTGGGGTAACTCCTCACGAATTAAAAGATCCTGATATAGGAATCCGTACAGGTGTAGAATGCCTCCGTCGTTTTAACCAAGGCTTTTCCTCCATAGAAAATTCCCATGAAAAGATAAAATTTACACTTGCTGCTTACAATGCCGGTATCGGCCATATATATGATGCCCGTAAACTAGCAGAAAAATATGGAAAAAATCCTGATGTTTGGGATAATAATGTAGATGAATTTATTCGTTTAAAAAACGATCCTTTTTATTACAATGATTCGGTTTGTAAACACGGTTACCTACGAGGATCGGAAACCTATCGATATGTGAAAGAAGTTATCGCCCGATATGAATACTACAAAGAAAAAACAAAGAATTAA
- a CDS encoding HU family DNA-binding protein has translation MTKKELIYSMSLETKLSSADTAKLLDAFIKVVEKTLRKGEPVSIMGFGSFFVSNSTTMKKKNAKQDSIVLEKDKVPRFKVSPKFKEAIKEPVKKKKRL, from the coding sequence ATGACAAAGAAAGAATTGATATATAGTATGTCGCTCGAAACAAAGCTTTCAAGTGCTGATACGGCTAAATTATTGGATGCATTTATAAAAGTTGTTGAAAAAACTTTACGAAAAGGTGAACCGGTATCTATTATGGGGTTTGGTTCGTTCTTTGTTTCAAATTCTACTACTATGAAAAAGAAGAACGCAAAACAAGATTCTATAGTGCTTGAAAAAGATAAAGTGCCTCGCTTTAAAGTCTCTCCTAAGTTTAAGGAAGCTATAAAGGAGCCGGTAAAAAAGAAAAAGCGACTCTAA